The genomic region ATTTACATTAATTAGCCAAACAACAAAGGAATGGGAAAGAACCAAGTGTACCAAAGAAtttggagaacatgcaaactccacacagacaacaccagGTGTCAAGATTGAGCACAAGCCACCACAGGCGAGGAAGCAGCTACATTAGCTGCATCACCCTGTTACCATTCCCAATAAGAAACAGGCCTAATAAAAAATTTCAAAGACATGGGAAATTTTTCTTGAAACAAGCAAGGAACCTGTCATTTTGAACTCTCCTGCaaacattttaattatttatatatatatatatatattttttttaagtaCCAAGCCCAAGAATCAGAAAGGACAATAATAGGCCTTCAGTATTATCACAAGCAAAGCGAGACACCATATGCACAACCCATTGTTCAGCAAATAACACCCAGCTGTAACTTTACAATTCTCTCAGCCAGTTTTGTTTGATTTACCACAGAAGCCAATTTATCTGCCATTTTTGATCCCACTCTGTTCTCCATTGACCTCCAGTACCATTGTATTTGTTGGGACTTTCAGTGCAGATAGGGACTGTCAACCATATTGACATTAACTTCCATTCCCTTCAACCTTCAGATTTCAGGTGCTTTACTAAGACTCTTATAAAAATCCTTATATAAGCATCTGTCACTTCAAATTTAACTCCCCCATCACCacccccctcccaatttcactTCCATTATTCAAACCAAAGCAATTCAAATCCTGTCATTTCTGACTGTGGGGCTAAGCACAGGTCCaacgccatatttaagtttgctgataccACCACTGTTGTTGGGTGAATCAAACGTGGCtcatgaatcagcatataggagggagtctgaaaatctggctaagtggtgtcctaacaacctcttactcaatgtcagcaagaccaaggagccgaTTTAAGACTTAAGTGGAGACTGTCAGAAGCTTGTTTTTGAAAAATGGCTGGTGAACAAAATTACCATTACTGAATAATACATCCACAGTACTAAACACTAGCTAAAAATATATCCACCTTGAGTTGAAATTGAAAGATACCTGATTTAAAGGAAATGCGTGGAATTCCACCACCATATGTGAAATGCTTTAAGCAACATGCTGCTAAGTCAAGAGCGCTGCACTAAAGTTAAATCTGAGGAGTACCAGGTTGCCTAGTAGTCATCATTTTACTTAATTTGGCTGTAAATGAAAAGTTAACGTGCACATTTCATGTCAAAcattaacatttaaaagactATCAACCTACCAATTTGCAACAAAGCCTCTGATTACATTTTCAATATCCAGTCAGTTGTTAAAAAATGGAACTGTGTCATGCTTAACTATACCTCAAAACTATGAAACAAGAACAAAATCTATGAAcccaaacaaaaataaatttgaaaCTCCCAACATCTTATTAAGTTATAGCAGTCTTTAATTGGAGAAAAACAGATGTGGCAAATCTACACAAACAAGTCAATGAGAACAGATGGCTTGTCTCAAGGTTCATTGACAAAGCTGTTGAAACCACAGGGAATTCGAAATCTTTCACATGTTGAACACATTGGATTTATCGTGCATTCACctgtaagaaaaaaaaagtagccCTATTTAGTTAACTGCATTTGTTAAATACATTGAGCTTTtcttgttttgtgtttttttggtCTTCAAACTCAATGGAAATCCAAGTTTAGAGCAGTAAGATGAGCATAATCATGTAACATCAACAGAAAGTCCAACAGAAATAATTGTTCTGCTCACATTGTGTTTACAAAAACTAACTCTTTGGAACattgtaaaatattttaaaaatcctcCCCCATTTCTCCAATTAAATTTACAAATGAAAATTACCACATCATCAATCTTTAGGATACTGCGAACAGTTTCTGTTGCCAAGGTCAAGGCACTGAGGGAGACCAGCAGAGGCTGAACAACCAGCTCCTCCAGAATGTTAGAAATACCACCCTGAAGAAACAAATTGCTGAATGAGAAGCAATTCTGATATATTAATGCAAAACATTTTTCTTCATTACATTACAAAGACTGATTAAGTAATGAAAATTTCACCTTTCGCACATTAATTCCTGCAGTCTTTTCCCCTTGTGCATGTCTATTTCTCAGCTCCGTCACAGTAGAAATAGGATTAAGACCTGCATTTTCAGCCAAAGTCGAAGGGATAATTTCCAGGGCATCGGCATATGCCCGTACACAATATGCCTCCATACCACTAAGCGTTCGAGAGTACTCGGTCAAACGCAGTGCTAACTCAATCTCAGGAGCTCCACCTCCAGCAATTAAAGCCCTGTTTAGAAGAAAAGTTACATTTTCTGAACTTTGTAATCATTTCCCTTTTATACTCTGTTTATCCAAACAATGAATTTACCCAGACCAGTAAGATGTTTGATTCTGCCTACAGTACTACAGTTTCTTCCTTTACATTATATCAGACAGAATTTTAAGTGGTCTTACTTTTAATATCAAGTTTATTAAGCAAATAGTTTCACTGGGCAGgccaacttttttctctcaagcCAGTGTCTTTCAACATCACCTAGCATCAACTGAGAATTCTGAGAAATTCATTTCAGAACTTCCACAACCAAGGACATTTAAAAACATCAAAGCAAATACATTCTATAATTGTTTATCATCAGTTCACTTTGAAAGGTGCTACCAGATGAGAGGAAGAAGTAACCAGAGATCAACTTTTGAAGTAATATCAATTTCTGAACCAGCATTGTGAACAGTGGCATCCAGAAAGCAGCTTTTTTCTGAAATCTGACCCTGAATTTTAAGTAGCTCAATTATGAATATTCAATGGAAGTCCTCCTTTTGTTGAACAACTCCCAGTTAATGCTCATCATaataaaaggtggagggaaaatTACCTTTTCTTTACCAAGCAGCGAATAACACATAAAGCATCATGAATGGAACGCTCAGCCTCTTCCATAACCAATTTATTGGACCCTCGAACCACAATGGATACTGTTTTTCCTGGATTGGCACAACCAGTAATCTAAAGGACAAAGTATTCAATTTAAGGATTAGACCATgaaacatatgagcagaattcgACCACTCGGCACATCGAGTCAACTCCACCATTACACTATGGCTGATGTACTAtctctctcaacaccattctcctggcttctccacgtaacctttgacaccctgactaaccaagaacctatcaagctccactttaaatgtactcaatgacttggcctctacagacgtcttcggcaatgaattccacagattcaccacccccggctGAAGAAGGTCCTTCAtatttgttttaaatggatgtccctctgttctgaggccgtgtcctctggtcctagactcacccacatccactctatctaggtcttaaaatatttgacagatttcaatgaggttcccGCCTCGCCGTTTTtcaaaactccaatgagtacacgcccagaaccatcaaacacacctcacacgttaacccttttatttccagaattattcttgtgaacttccacAATGCCAGTGTATCTGTTCTTatctgggcccaaaactgctcacaatactccaagtgcaatctgagCATTGCCTTGTGAAGCCTCATAtcacatgcttgcttttatattctagtcctcttgctaacattgcatttgccatcctcaccactgactcaaccctttgcacctctgattttcgaattttctccatttagaaaataatctatagctatattccttctgccactaccttgctcattctcccaatctgtgcaAGTCATTCTACAGCAGGGATTCCATCCTTTTTTTATGTCATttacccctaccattaaccgtggGTTCCGCGAACCCACACTGGGAACCCTTGTTGTAccgactctctgcttcctcaccacctacttcgtattatctgcaaacatggctacaaagccatcaattctgtcatctaaattAACATATACTGCCAAAAGATGCAGTCCTACTACCAACCACTATGGAGCACCACTTGTCACCAACAGCCAATCAGAATTATCATTAcatgctgtgtcgtatgacataggcaatcatggtTTCACGactatgattattcttggcaaattctacagaagtggtttgccaataaTGCCTgttgggcaatgtctttacaagatgggtgaccccagacattgtcgacattcttcagagattgcctggcgtcagtggtcgcatatgCCAAACACAAAAAGTcctttttattctgactcttGGAGGcgatcagccaatcttctatccatgctagtatttttcttGTAATACCCTGGACCTTTCTCGTTAAGCAGCTGCATGTGCGACACCTCAGCAAAGACTTTTTGAAAACCCAAGTAAACAGCATACACCGTTATAACACAGCCtggtatttcctcaaagaattcaaacagatttgtcaggcaagatttctccttaagaaaccatcatgctgactttggtctacttTGTCATGAGCTTCCGAATATCCTGaaaaatggactccaacatcttcccaatcactgaagtcaggctaactggcctataatttcttttcttctgtctccctctcttcttaaccATGGagtacatttgcaattttgcagtcccaaggaaccattccagaacctaatgattcatgcctccacaatctcttcagctacctgctTCAGAATCCTGTGGTGTAgtccagatggtccaagtgaCCTAttcatcttcagacctttcagcttctcaagcaccttctccttaatattaacaaatacactcacttctgccccctagaCCCCTCGAATTTCTGGAATACTGCcagtgtctcccacagtgaacactgatgcaaaacacttaagcttgtttgcttttatgctgtctttgacttcccttgtcagccacggttgcctcatccttttcatctttgggatgcatcaaTCCTATGCTTTCCAAATAACttaagccattgctgttctgccatcatccctgctagtgttcccctccaatcaactttggccagttcctctcttatgcctctatAAGTACCTTtattccactataatactgatacatctgactttatcttcttcctctcaaaaTGGAGGTTGAATTCTATATCATGATCTGTCTCCCAGGGGTTCCTTCacattaaactccctaatcaaatctggtttgttacacaacacccaatcaagaattgcctttcccctagtgggctgaaTAACAAACTGCTCTAATAAAACCATTGCTtaggcattctgcaaattccgtcttgggatccagcaccaatctgattttaccaatgtacctgcacattgaaatacCCCATGTCTATCCTAACATacacttattacatgccttttcttttTCCCGTTGAAATTGATATCCCTCATCCTGGCTATTGTTTCGGGACTGCATCTAATTCccaatcagggtctttttaaccttgcagttttttaaatcTACAATGACTCTATattttccaaccctatgtcacttctttataaggatttcaattattttttttttaccaacagagccaccccaccccctctgcccacttgcctgtcctttcgatacaaggtgTATTCTTCGATGATAAACTCCccactatgatcttctttcagccacaatctcAGTGATGACCacgtcatacctaccaatctctaattgcaccacaagctcatctaccttattctgtatactgcgtgcattcaaattcaACACCTCAAGTCTTGTTACTCAACGCCAGTTACTATTAGCCCAAGCAATCTTCCACTCCGCAGGCAGGAGTGGAAGATTGCTTTTTAGAAATGGCACATGAAGTCCAAACTGAATCATCTCCAACTCACTTTACAATCTCCTGTTCCGCAGACTATTACAACAAATATAATTACATCTGATGTTAAAGCTTTAGCACAGCTTATTTGAAAATTAGATAGATCTGCTGTTATCTTTTTTCATTATTACCTTGACTAATTTGCCAGATCCATTCAAAGTGACTTCTTCTGCCAACTCTGCAGAGCCCAACATGTCTGGTGTGAACTGCTCAAAATGAGCAACTGGCTTTATGCCTAAAGTCTGCAAAGAAATATACTTAATGTTTTTTTTCAAatcaaaagaaacaaataaacaaatttaAAACTGACAAGATATTAATATGGAAATTAAATCTAAGCAGCTGTACTTTCAGAAAGATTTAATTATTCTCTTATACCTTAcagatgaactcaatgtcttCTCGCTCAATATCCTTAATCACCATAATCTTCATCTTGTTGAGGAAATGGAGGGCCAGGTCGCTTAATGCATCcctgttttaaaaaaacattaataTTAATCCCATCAAACATAAACTGGTCCAAAAGGAACAGAAGATTCAGAAGCACAGGTTACTTGATAAAAATACTTCCTCCTTTAGCAAATGAtgtttggagtgttgtgttcagtctTGGttgccctgctataggaaagatattattaaactggaaagagtgcagaaaagatttacaagatgCTGCCAGTCCCTGAGGGACTGAATTcgagggagaggttggacaggcttGGACTTTACGCCTttgaacaggggttcccaatcttttttatggcACGGAGCCTTACGATTAACCCTGGGGCCCAGGGATAGGAATCCCTGCCTTAGAGCTCAGGAGACTTAGAGGTGATCTTTATGGAAGCGAAAAAAGTTGTGTGCAGCAAAGATAGAGTGAATACACTTATTCTTTTTCTTTCAGAGTTGGAGAATTAAGAACTGGAGGGCATAGGTTAAAGATGAGAGGAGAAATATGTAGTAAGAATAAGGAAACTTTTAATACAAAAAAAGGGTAGTATCTATGTGGAATCAActgtcagcagaagtggctgagtTAGGTATAACAGGTATTAAAAGATGATTGGACAGGTTGAAGGATTGGAAAGGTTTCTAAGTTAATGGAACCAGTTTGGAAATGCATGTTGTTCAATATGGTCCAattgggctgaacagcctgtttccACACTGTGTAATGCTATGACTCAAAGTGAAAGGTATTGCGCTTTTTCATGTTAAACCAGGGCAGCAGTAAACATTAGTGCCCTGGATAGTTTTGTACAACAGAGAAACCTTGGGCAAAGtaacatagttccctgaaagcagAGACACAGGTTGATACGACAATGAAGGTTGCATTTGCAATGCTCACCTTTATTAGCCAATGCACTGAATACAACAGCTGTGATGTAAATGCATCAGTACAAGTCACTGAGACCACTCTTGGTGTATTGGTCATGCAAAGCAAGTTATTAgtctggaaagagtacagaaaaaaattacgAGGATGTTACCAGCACTGGGGAGCTTCAGTGAAAAGGAAAGGTTGGGCAGACTGGGACTACTTTTCTTGGAGtttaagaagctgagaggtataGAAAATCTTGAGGCAAGGAAGAtgatagataaggtggatgatcacGGTCTTTTTCCTGGGGCAGTGGAGTCAAAAATGGGAGAATTAAGTCAAGAGGGCAAAGATTCGGAGAAACTCCAAGGGAATTTCTTTCCCCCACTTAgagggtggtggatatatggaacaaGTAGATAGAGGAAACTGTGGCAGCAGATAAAATTACAATATATAAAAAGCATTTCGACAAACGGAAAGAAAAGGTAGGGATAGCCAAACACGCAAATTAGGCAAACTCAGAAACGCATCTTGGTCAGCAAGAACAAgttaggctgaagagcctgtttctgtattgtataaCTGTCCCATCCAGGGTTTTAATTAATTTTTAGCTTGATAAAGTGACTTCCTAATTTCCAATAATTACCTCCAAACAGGTGTCTATGAAAATATTTTACTATTAATCCAAAGTAAAATTTCTACAAGTTAACTAAACAGGTTTACTCAAATTAAGCTGAACATATTTTTACATCGTGATGAAATCACTAATGAGAAATATCCACTCATAAAACAGGGAGCTTGTATTTTAACATACCCTCAACAATTTCAAATGACTTAGTACATTATAAACAAACTTCAGTGTTACCAGAAATTTATCCACTACAGTAGATAATAACATAAGTAAGTCCAAAACCTAGTATTTTGTTCCATCAGCAAATCCTCCAAGAATCTCTTCTATAACTAGGTATCTATAGGTTAAAAACATTACCTCAAAATTGATTTTTGTATCAGCAGGACATTGCATCCAGCTTTTTTAATCTGCTTCACTAAGTTCAAAATGTAGGTTCTTTCTTCACGTAAAACTCGGTCCATCTGAGTATAGTCAGACACTACGATCTGATTTTCCATCTACAGAATAAAATGAAGAATTCAGAAATGCTGTGACAAGAAAATTTTGTAAACAATAACAAAGAGGACACCGATAATTATGGATTGATGCATTTTGCAATACCACCCCAATCAGAAGTGCCATAGCTTGAACGTCAATCCCTGATCTTTTTTGATATGGCCAAACAAAGATAGGGCAATATAATAGAAAGAAAATATCTAATGACCTTTGACAAGTGCATTAGCTGGCCATTAATTAAACACACATACTGGGTATCGTGAAAGATTTGTCTTGCGTGGTGTTCAAACAACTCACATCATATAGTAATAGTGTACTGAGGaaatacaaggtaaaacagtaacagaatgctgaataaaagtgttatagttacagagaaagtgtaatgCAAATGGACAAACAGATACAACGTCATAATAAGTTAGACTGTGAAGTCAATAATTCATCTTATTGTACTATGGAATGACTCAATAATCTTTTAACAGCGTGACAGAAGTTTCCCTTGAGTTAGGGCatatatgctttcaggcttttatatcttctctTTGATGGGAAAAGGgataagagagaatgtctggggtggttcgggtcattgattatgctggctgctaaACTGAGGCAGCTGAGAAGTACAGGCAGTCCATGGAGGGCGGGTTGGTTTCCAtgaagtgctgagctgtgtccacaactctgatGTTTTCTGCGGTCACGCACCAGCATGCAATTCATTGTGTCGGAGGATAATGAGTACAAGACAAAATCACCAACTGCTGCCTAAAAGGAGAGAGTAAGATATGGATCTATGAAACTTCTGGATATACAATACATCTAATGGGAAATCTGAAACATTTATGCCCCGTACATCTGAACACATTGATTTGGACAAGGTATAGGCACTTAGGTCATTTCCTTCATTTATAGAGATCATAACTAATCGATCCATTGTGACCACAACATTGTATTTCCATCTGCCTGTACATAGATGCACCAGAaggatgtgtgctcagcccctagCTCTACTTGTCTTACACCCATGAATGAGTGGCTAAGCACAGCACCAAAGCCATTTTCAAGCTTGCTGACTACCCGACTACCATacgccgaatcaaaggtggtgacgaatcagcatataggagggagattgaaaatctggctcggtggtgccaaaacaacaacctcttacttagtatcagcaagaccaaggagctgattattgaccaggaggaaacaagaggttcatgaggatgtcCTCATCGGGAGATCAAAGtttgagagggtcagcaacttaaaattccttagcgttatcatttcagaggacccatCCTGGGCTCagcacaaagaaagcacagcagcacctctacttctttaggagttcgctaagattcagcatgacatctaaaactttgacaaacttctatacttgtgtggtggagagtatactgactggttgcatcacagcttggtatggaaacaccaatacccttgaaaggaaaaccttacaaaaagtagtggatatggcccagtccatcacaagtaaagccctcctcaccattgagcacattctaCGACAGAGCATTGTcgcaaaaaagcagcatccatcatcaggacccccaccccccaggtcatgcactcttctcactgctgccatcagggaggtggtacaggagccttgggactcaccaccaggttcaggaacaattattacctctcAAACATATGGCTCATGAACCAAAGGGACCATCACTGCCCCATATTCCCACAACGTATGGACTCATTTTCCAGGACTCTTCTTCTCAtgctttcaatatttattgcttgcttgcttattttattttatttatttctttttgtatttgcacaatttgttgtcttttgcacactggtacaACACCCAGTCGGCGCGGTCTTTCACAGCTGAAAACAGCTATTTTCAAAGATCAACGTCAGTTGTAGCTGACAACACACTGCATGGGAATCTTCAAAAGCCAAGTTGTACTAAAGCAAGAGACTTCCAACTATTTATGGCAAAAGTATTGAATGCTACTTGCTACTTAACTCAAGTAAAATAACAAAAACTCTTGTAAAAATTGTTATATTATGCTTATACTAGAGCAGCACTTTGCATTTTACAAGGTCAACATGTGAAATGATGCACATA from Mobula birostris isolate sMobBir1 chromosome 8, sMobBir1.hap1, whole genome shotgun sequence harbors:
- the cct4 gene encoding T-complex protein 1 subunit delta, producing MPEKNAGKSANNVSKGVYQDRDKPAQIRFSNISAAKAVADAIRTSLGPKGMDKMIQDGKGDVTITNDGATILKQMQVLHPAAKMLVELSKAQDIEAGDGTTSVVVITGALLDYCAKLLQKGIHPTIISESFQKAVEKGVEILNGIAQPVELSDRESLLNSATTALNSKVVSQYASLLAPMSVGAVMSVIDPATATSVDLRDIKIIRKLGGTIDDCELVNGLVLTQRVVNTGISRVEKAKIGLIQFCLSAPKTDMENQIVVSDYTQMDRVLREERTYILNLVKQIKKAGCNVLLIQKSILRDALSDLALHFLNKMKIMVIKDIEREDIEFICKTLGIKPVAHFEQFTPDMLGSAELAEEVTLNGSGKLVKITGCANPGKTVSIVVRGSNKLVMEEAERSIHDALCVIRCLVKKRALIAGGGAPEIELALRLTEYSRTLSGMEAYCVRAYADALEIIPSTLAENAGLNPISTVTELRNRHAQGEKTAGINVRKGGISNILEELVVQPLLVSLSALTLATETVRSILKIDDVVNAR